Proteins from a genomic interval of Mycolicibacterium grossiae:
- the bcp gene encoding thioredoxin-dependent thiol peroxidase, which yields MAPTPRLQVGDTAPAFTLTDADGNTTSLADFAGRKVIVYFYPAASTPGCTKQACDFRDSIAELNSAGLDVVGISPDKPAKLAKFRDAQGLNFPLLSDPDREVLTAWGAFGEKTMYGKTVQGVIRSTFVVDEEGRIEVAQYNVKATGHVAKLLRDISV from the coding sequence ATGGCACCTACGCCGCGCTTGCAGGTGGGTGACACCGCCCCCGCGTTCACCCTCACCGACGCCGACGGCAACACCACGAGCCTCGCCGACTTCGCGGGCCGCAAGGTGATCGTGTACTTCTACCCCGCGGCGTCCACGCCCGGGTGCACCAAGCAGGCCTGCGACTTCCGCGACAGCATCGCCGAATTGAACAGCGCCGGGCTCGACGTCGTCGGCATCTCCCCCGACAAGCCCGCGAAGCTGGCGAAGTTCCGTGACGCGCAGGGGCTGAACTTCCCACTGCTGTCCGACCCGGACCGCGAGGTCCTCACCGCGTGGGGCGCATTCGGCGAGAAGACCATGTACGGCAAGACCGTTCAGGGCGTCATCCGGTCGACGTTCGTCGTCGACGAGGAGGGCAGGATCGAGGTCGCGCAGTACAACGTCAAGGCGACCGGCCACGTCGCGAAGCTGCTGCGCGACATCTCGGTCTAA